The sequence below is a genomic window from Microbulbifer hydrolyticus.
CTGGGGCTTGTCTGCAGTGTCTTTGCTGCAGGCTGCAATCACAGTGAGCCCCGCGAGGGCGAGCGGTAGCGCCAGGCGCCGCCAGTGGTTGGGTGTGCGCATAAAGGGTCCTTTTCTGGTTATTAGAGGTGTGTTGTTCCGGTTATTTCTTGTCCATAAATGCCAGGGTCTGGCGGATGGGAAACAGCATGTCGCTGGCGAGGCTGCGGCAGCGCGCGGGAGACCAGCCTTCGATCGGGTCCGGCAGGTTGTCGTTGTCCTTGAACGGCATTTCAAGGGTCAGTGCGAGAGTACGGAACTGGTGGCCACACCAGTTGGTACCCACGGTCATGTTGGCCTCGCCGGGCTTGTCCAGCGGGTAGCCGCGCTCGGTCTGAAAATCGGGGCTGATCTGCTCGAAAGCCTGCTTGAAGGTGGACTCGAGTTCCGCGTGCTTTTCGTCGTAGCCCGGAATGCCTTCACAGGCGGCCACAAAGTTGAACGGCAGCGCCTCATCGCCATGGATGTCGAGGAACATATTGCCTCCGGTAGCCAGCATGCGCTCTCGCACCAGGTAGACCTCCGGGCTGCGCTCCATACTCGGTGACTGCCACTCGCGGTTCAGGTTGGCACCGGCCGCATTGGTACGCAGGTGCCCGCGTACACTGCCGTCCGGGTTCATGTTGGGTACAACGTAAAACACCGTGTCTTCGAGCAGGCTGAGAGCGGAGGGGTTGGATTCATCCAGCAGGGTCTCCAGGAAGCCCTCGACAAACCATTCCGCCATGGATTCACCGGGATGCTGGCGTGCGATCATCCAGACTTTGTGTTTTGCGGTATCCGGGTTGCCTACAGTGAGCAGAGTCATCTCTCGGCCATCCAGAGTGAGCCCGAGGGTTTCTGTCTGAACACGCTCATCAGACTGTGCCCAGGCGAGCAGGTCCAGGTGCCGGTCCCAGGAGTAGGGGGCGAAGTAGGCCAGGTAGATGGCAGGCTGTTCCAGGTTTACCGAAAAATCCAGAACTTTGCCGTCGTACTGTGCGTCGATCCGAAACCAGTTGTGGCGATCGTAGGAGGCGCAGACCCGGTAATTCTCCCAGCCTTCCGGATAGGCGGCTTTGCCAGCGTTGGTGATGCGCAGTGGGTATTCCTTGCCGACTTCACCTTCGAGGCGAAAGTGGAACCACTGATAGAAATCCGACTGATTGTCGATCCGGATGGCGAGTTCGACAGGGGTGCTGTTCTTGTCGATGACCGTGATATTGCCGCTGTCAAAGGCGCTGCTGATATGCATGCGTTGGCTCCGCAGTAGTTGTGGGCGAAAGGGGTAGAGCCGGTTGCCGCTGGCGCATCCGGCAGTTTAATTCGTTTGATATTGCAGGATACAGATTCAAAATAAAAATTCAGGATAGTCCACGGCAGCTTGA
It includes:
- a CDS encoding M14 family metallopeptidase: MHISSAFDSGNITVIDKNSTPVELAIRIDNQSDFYQWFHFRLEGEVGKEYPLRITNAGKAAYPEGWENYRVCASYDRHNWFRIDAQYDGKVLDFSVNLEQPAIYLAYFAPYSWDRHLDLLAWAQSDERVQTETLGLTLDGREMTLLTVGNPDTAKHKVWMIARQHPGESMAEWFVEGFLETLLDESNPSALSLLEDTVFYVVPNMNPDGSVRGHLRTNAAGANLNREWQSPSMERSPEVYLVRERMLATGGNMFLDIHGDEALPFNFVAACEGIPGYDEKHAELESTFKQAFEQISPDFQTERGYPLDKPGEANMTVGTNWCGHQFRTLALTLEMPFKDNDNLPDPIEGWSPARCRSLASDMLFPIRQTLAFMDKK